The following coding sequences lie in one Streptomyces xiamenensis genomic window:
- a CDS encoding SCO5717 family growth-regulating ATPase — MNTDRDKVRTGEENSSPDERPDDELLDEEPENTGQFTIDYTPPAWYSGGAPGGGAATPPPPPVSSVPPAPPAPAAPPAAVPPPAAPIDRGPVPELHPQDVSVPDPAPAPVQPEAEPARGEGEPQNSTTLQFSAAAVRKAIGEQRPPQHPAPAAGPGPVPPVPPAVPPGGLPPLPPDFQIKPPVPTEAPPSEPGAPVEPGASSEPGEPAAPEEPAEAAAAPTDAPEPSAAGVTGGAGELADATFVFTPKGASGFAQDQPPVRVEFARAEPETPIPVEEEADGAPEPDEEPQDAIPPAFLQQAAQSEQQDAGPAAASVPAPQQPAPSTPLPPYTPPAAGPSAGPQPGGGAGGALAPYAQPGPQSPAPPQQDAHTVPPQSGPPAPQPGAPYAQPGQPGQPGAGTALPPYAGGPPHQQQVPGGGAPYAQPSGPQPGAPYAQPTPQGQPGAYPQPAPGQPYPQPPHQQHPQHQQPGGMAYPLPHQGAPQPGQDDQSDRPGPPPYGQPTGPQFAQPQPADPAQQQPVPPAQHGQPHQPPQDPRAVPGWPGTQPYEGAQPGALGYTASVELSSDRLLQDKRRNKQRSQPASKAGSRFRIGGKAAEAERQRKLDIIRTPVLSCYRIAVISLKGGVGKTTTTTALGATLASERQDKVIAIDANPDAGTLGRRVRRETGATIRDLVGAIPYLNSYMDIRRFTSQAPSGLEILANDVDPAVSTTFNDEDYRRVIDVLGKQYPIILTDSGTGLLYSAMRGVLDLADQLIIVSTPSVDGASSASTTLDWLAAHGYGELVQRSVTVISGVRETGRMVKVEDIVAHFQTRCRGVVVAPFDEHLAAGAELDLDLMRPKTRQSYFDLAALIAEDFVRAQQQQGLWTQDGGLPPHMAPPLPGQGQAPGQVPGQPPQGYGYPPPHQQPGYGYPQQPPQHPGYGFPQQPGGWGAPPPPQR, encoded by the coding sequence GTGAACACCGATCGGGACAAGGTTCGCACCGGGGAGGAGAACTCCTCCCCCGACGAACGGCCCGATGATGAGCTCCTCGACGAGGAGCCCGAGAACACCGGGCAGTTCACCATCGACTACACCCCGCCCGCCTGGTATTCGGGCGGCGCGCCGGGGGGTGGGGCGGCCACGCCTCCGCCCCCGCCGGTGAGTTCCGTCCCGCCCGCGCCCCCGGCTCCGGCCGCGCCGCCGGCCGCCGTTCCACCGCCGGCCGCTCCCATCGACCGGGGTCCGGTCCCGGAACTGCATCCGCAGGATGTCTCCGTGCCGGATCCGGCTCCGGCGCCCGTGCAGCCGGAGGCCGAACCCGCGCGCGGCGAGGGCGAGCCGCAGAACAGCACGACGCTCCAGTTCTCGGCCGCCGCCGTGCGCAAGGCCATCGGGGAGCAGCGGCCGCCGCAGCACCCCGCGCCGGCCGCCGGGCCGGGGCCAGTGCCGCCGGTGCCGCCGGCCGTGCCGCCCGGTGGACTGCCGCCGCTGCCGCCGGACTTCCAGATCAAGCCCCCGGTACCGACAGAGGCGCCGCCGAGCGAACCGGGCGCGCCGGTTGAGCCGGGCGCGTCGAGTGAGCCGGGTGAGCCCGCCGCCCCGGAGGAGCCGGCGGAGGCCGCCGCCGCGCCCACGGACGCACCCGAGCCCTCCGCAGCCGGGGTGACCGGCGGCGCGGGGGAGCTCGCGGACGCCACGTTCGTCTTCACCCCGAAGGGTGCCTCGGGCTTCGCCCAGGACCAGCCGCCCGTCCGGGTCGAGTTCGCCCGCGCGGAGCCGGAGACGCCGATCCCCGTCGAGGAGGAGGCGGACGGGGCCCCGGAGCCGGACGAGGAGCCGCAGGACGCCATTCCGCCGGCCTTCCTCCAGCAGGCCGCCCAGTCGGAGCAGCAGGACGCCGGGCCCGCGGCCGCGAGTGTTCCCGCTCCGCAGCAGCCCGCGCCCAGCACTCCGCTCCCCCCGTACACGCCGCCGGCGGCGGGCCCGTCGGCAGGGCCGCAGCCCGGGGGCGGAGCCGGCGGTGCTCTCGCGCCGTACGCCCAGCCCGGCCCGCAGTCACCCGCACCGCCGCAGCAGGACGCGCATACGGTCCCGCCGCAGAGCGGGCCGCCCGCACCGCAGCCGGGCGCCCCGTACGCCCAGCCGGGTCAGCCCGGTCAGCCCGGTGCGGGCACGGCGCTCCCCCCGTACGCGGGTGGCCCGCCGCACCAGCAGCAGGTGCCCGGCGGCGGCGCCCCGTACGCGCAGCCCTCCGGCCCGCAACCCGGTGCCCCGTACGCGCAGCCCACCCCGCAGGGACAGCCGGGCGCGTACCCGCAGCCCGCCCCGGGGCAGCCGTACCCCCAGCCGCCGCACCAGCAGCACCCTCAGCACCAGCAGCCCGGCGGCATGGCCTATCCGCTCCCCCACCAGGGGGCCCCGCAGCCGGGCCAGGACGATCAGAGCGACCGGCCCGGCCCGCCCCCGTACGGGCAGCCCACCGGGCCGCAGTTCGCCCAGCCGCAGCCGGCCGACCCCGCACAGCAGCAGCCCGTACCGCCGGCGCAGCACGGCCAGCCCCACCAGCCCCCGCAGGACCCCCGCGCCGTGCCCGGCTGGCCCGGCACACAGCCGTACGAGGGGGCCCAGCCGGGCGCGCTCGGCTACACGGCCTCCGTGGAGCTGTCCTCCGACCGGCTGCTGCAGGACAAGCGTCGCAACAAGCAGCGTTCCCAGCCGGCCAGCAAGGCGGGTTCACGGTTCCGGATCGGTGGCAAGGCGGCGGAGGCGGAGCGGCAGCGCAAGCTCGACATCATCCGCACCCCCGTGCTGTCCTGCTACCGGATCGCCGTCATCAGCCTCAAGGGCGGCGTCGGCAAGACCACCACGACCACCGCGCTGGGCGCCACGCTCGCCAGTGAGCGGCAGGACAAGGTGATCGCGATCGACGCCAACCCGGACGCCGGTACCCTCGGCCGCCGGGTGCGCCGTGAGACCGGTGCGACGATCCGCGATCTGGTCGGCGCGATCCCGTACCTCAACAGCTACATGGACATCCGCCGGTTCACCTCGCAGGCCCCGTCCGGTCTGGAGATCCTCGCCAACGACGTGGACCCGGCCGTCTCGACGACCTTCAACGACGAGGACTACCGGCGCGTCATCGACGTGCTCGGCAAGCAGTACCCGATCATCCTCACCGACTCGGGCACCGGCCTGCTCTACAGCGCGATGCGCGGTGTGCTGGACCTCGCCGACCAGCTGATCATCGTCTCCACGCCGTCCGTGGACGGTGCCAGCAGCGCCAGCACCACCCTCGACTGGCTGGCCGCCCACGGCTACGGCGAGCTGGTGCAGCGCAGCGTCACGGTGATCTCCGGAGTGCGGGAGACCGGCCGGATGGTGAAGGTCGAGGACATCGTGGCCCACTTCCAGACCCGCTGCCGCGGCGTGGTGGTCGCCCCGTTCGACGAACACCTGGCGGCCGGTGCCGAACTGGATCTGGATCTGATGCGGCCCAAGACCCGGCAGTCCTACTTCGACCTGGCCGCGTTGATCGCCGAGGACTTCGTCCGCGCTCAGCAACAGCAGGGGCTGTGGACCCAGGACGGCGGGCTGCCGCCGCACATGGCACCGCCGCTCCCGGGCCAGGGCCAGGCGCCGGGGCAGGTCCCCGGGCAGCCGCCGCAGGGGTACGGGTACCCGCCGCCGCACCAGCAGCCGGGGTATGGATACCCCCAACAGCCCCCGCAGCACCCCGGGTACGGCTTCCCGCAGCAGCCCGGCGGCTGGGGCGCGCCTCCGCCGCCCCAGCGCTGA
- the eccE gene encoding type VII secretion protein EccE: MALLLGGWVADSWALMAAATVPAAALTLIAVGRRRGRPLPAWAGAAWALRRRRKRAMGPLPPGVDPLLSLAAECEPGLRSYAFQRTRPGSAAAASGAWSADVGMAGDGSRLTAVLRVEAPRSPLQPGREGSPLPLTLLSDALETDGVLLDSVQCVQHTQPAPSPQLPQQAIAGRNYAQLLGNGGQEGHEMAPGLRLTWVALRLDPERCQEAVAERGGGLKGAQRALTRAADQLASRLTGAGFRATVLSEAELLSAVAACASSNPATTTLIGQGDGPRPRRTAESSRVWRCDDRWHTTFEVSRWPALGAGAAPLSGLVALLTAGPAFATTFALTLRRHAPGSVSVAGHVRVTGRGEDHLRAAGEALLHSARGVRVGLTRMDHEQLRGVRATLPLGGGH, translated from the coding sequence GTGGCCCTGCTGTTGGGCGGCTGGGTGGCGGACAGCTGGGCGCTGATGGCGGCGGCGACCGTGCCTGCCGCTGCTTTGACGCTGATCGCGGTGGGCCGGCGGCGCGGCCGGCCGCTCCCGGCGTGGGCGGGCGCGGCCTGGGCGCTGCGCCGCCGCCGGAAGCGGGCGATGGGCCCGCTGCCCCCCGGCGTCGATCCGCTGCTGTCACTGGCCGCCGAATGCGAGCCCGGGCTGCGCAGTTACGCATTCCAGCGCACCCGGCCCGGCAGCGCCGCGGCGGCGTCCGGCGCGTGGTCGGCGGACGTGGGCATGGCCGGCGACGGCAGTCGGCTGACGGCTGTGCTGCGGGTGGAGGCGCCGCGCTCTCCGCTGCAACCGGGGCGGGAGGGCAGTCCGTTGCCGCTGACGCTGCTCTCGGACGCGCTGGAGACGGACGGTGTGCTGCTGGATTCGGTGCAGTGTGTGCAGCACACCCAGCCCGCGCCGTCACCGCAGTTGCCGCAGCAGGCGATCGCGGGGCGGAACTACGCCCAGCTGCTGGGCAACGGAGGGCAGGAGGGGCACGAGATGGCGCCCGGGCTGCGCCTGACCTGGGTGGCGCTCCGGCTGGACCCCGAACGCTGTCAGGAGGCCGTGGCCGAACGTGGCGGCGGGCTCAAGGGCGCGCAGCGCGCGCTGACCCGGGCCGCCGATCAGCTCGCCAGCCGGCTGACGGGGGCGGGGTTTCGGGCCACGGTGCTGTCGGAGGCGGAGCTGTTGTCGGCGGTCGCCGCCTGTGCCAGCTCCAACCCGGCGACCACCACGCTGATCGGGCAGGGGGACGGCCCCAGGCCGCGGCGTACGGCGGAGAGTTCGCGGGTGTGGCGGTGCGACGACCGCTGGCACACGACGTTCGAGGTGAGCCGCTGGCCGGCGCTCGGGGCCGGAGCGGCGCCGCTGTCGGGTCTGGTGGCGCTGCTGACCGCGGGCCCTGCCTTCGCCACGACCTTCGCGCTGACACTGCGCCGGCACGCCCCCGGGTCGGTGTCGGTGGCCGGGCACGTGCGGGTCACCGGGCGCGGTGAGGATCATCTGCGTGCGGCGGGCGAGGCGTTGCTGCACTCGGCGCGGGGGGTACGGGTCGGGCTGACCCGGATGGATCACGAGCAGCTGCGCGGGGTGCGGGCCACCCTGCCGCTGGGAGGCGGGCACTGA
- the eccB gene encoding type VII secretion protein EccB, with amino-acid sequence MASRKDELNAYTYAKKRRVAAFVQPSPTGSDEGAPRPLRAVVPGMVVGALVLAGFGAWGMFKPAVPAQWDKPNKNVIIGSESTTRYVVLTTDGRDQLHPVLNLSSARLLLDPDSFDIVSVNERELDNGRIPHGATLGIPYAPDRLPSADDAGTAKRWAVCQRPGGSGGAEAGHVQQAVFVLGDRDADRVEGRQRLRDGQVLYVASIRDQARYLVDGTGTKYLIGGPDWADMAEDETELLHRSLVGSEHDPQPVTEEWLATLNEGSPIVFPQLEGTIGESAGVPGLDPDTDRVGMVLLAPTGAGPQHYVVLPGKVVPVSEFTARLLLDSPDAGSLGQASAALEVGAQTFTPAPAADSIDRDHDWPAAAAEQVNALAGDDTPRETVCSVLRSVDEDDGRTELSTWAGTGYPATIVNEAGSAYVTPGSGLLYRQVQGEQAEAGGLYLVTDTGLRYAVDAGATTDKSADDAQIRLGYRDVTPVPVPAHWSQFLPVGPRLDRASAQQPQGS; translated from the coding sequence ATGGCCTCGCGCAAGGACGAGCTGAACGCGTACACGTACGCCAAGAAGCGGAGGGTCGCCGCCTTTGTGCAACCCTCTCCCACCGGCAGTGACGAAGGCGCCCCGCGCCCCCTGCGCGCCGTGGTGCCCGGCATGGTGGTGGGCGCGCTGGTGCTGGCCGGCTTCGGCGCCTGGGGGATGTTCAAGCCGGCCGTCCCGGCGCAGTGGGACAAGCCCAACAAGAACGTCATCATCGGCAGTGAATCCACCACCCGGTACGTCGTGCTGACCACCGACGGACGCGACCAACTGCACCCGGTGCTCAACCTCTCCTCAGCCCGGCTGCTCCTGGACCCCGACTCCTTCGACATCGTCAGCGTCAACGAACGCGAACTGGACAACGGCCGTATCCCGCACGGTGCCACCCTCGGCATCCCGTACGCCCCCGACCGGCTGCCCTCCGCCGACGACGCCGGAACGGCCAAGCGGTGGGCGGTGTGCCAGCGGCCCGGCGGATCCGGCGGCGCCGAGGCCGGCCATGTGCAGCAGGCCGTGTTCGTCCTGGGCGACCGCGACGCCGACCGCGTCGAGGGACGGCAGCGGCTGCGCGACGGACAGGTGCTGTACGTCGCCTCCATCCGCGACCAGGCCCGCTACCTCGTTGACGGAACGGGCACCAAGTACCTCATCGGCGGCCCGGACTGGGCGGACATGGCCGAGGACGAGACCGAGCTGCTGCACCGTTCCCTGGTCGGCAGCGAGCACGATCCGCAGCCCGTCACCGAGGAGTGGCTGGCCACGCTGAACGAGGGCAGCCCCATCGTCTTCCCCCAGTTGGAGGGCACCATCGGGGAAAGCGCCGGGGTGCCGGGGCTCGACCCGGATACGGACCGCGTCGGCATGGTGCTGCTCGCCCCGACCGGCGCCGGACCGCAGCACTACGTGGTGCTGCCCGGAAAGGTGGTACCGGTCTCGGAGTTCACCGCACGGCTGTTGCTGGACAGCCCGGACGCGGGTTCGCTGGGCCAGGCGAGTGCCGCGCTGGAGGTCGGCGCCCAGACGTTCACGCCCGCCCCCGCGGCCGACAGCATCGACCGCGACCACGACTGGCCGGCCGCCGCCGCCGAACAGGTCAACGCCCTGGCGGGGGACGACACTCCGCGCGAGACCGTGTGCTCCGTGCTGCGGAGCGTGGATGAGGACGACGGAAGGACCGAGCTGAGCACCTGGGCCGGCACCGGCTACCCGGCCACGATCGTGAACGAGGCGGGCAGCGCGTACGTCACCCCGGGATCCGGGCTCCTCTACCGCCAGGTCCAGGGCGAACAGGCGGAGGCCGGCGGCCTGTACCTGGTCACGGACACCGGACTGAGGTACGCGGTGGACGCCGGTGCCACCACCGACAAGAGCGCCGACGACGCGCAGATCAGGCTGGGCTACCGGGACGTCACCCCGGTGCCGGTGCCCGCCCACTGGTCGCAGTTCCTGCCGGTCGGACCGCGCCTGGACCGGGCGAGCGCGCAGCAGCCGCAGGGCTCATGA
- the mycP gene encoding type VII secretion-associated serine protease mycosin: MRRLNATAAALALTAGAGILYVPYGPAATARADDRRCTFPSEPIVEQPWSLQRVVLDRLWQDTKGENVRVAVIDSGVDAANPQLAGAVDKAAGADFTPEDPREDDEPTRTSHGDGTTDTVGHGTKVAGIIAARPDEASGFVGLAPGAVIIPVRQNDEHGNGTVESLAWSIDHAIDQDADIINISQDSEKPLSDDTTLKAAIDRALDENIVVIASVGNDGADGEIKKTYPAAYEGVLAVAASDRNNERAFFSQAGDFVGIAAPGVDMVSTVPGGGQCVDNGTSFAAPYVAGVAALLRAKYPDWKAPQVVTHLQQTAERGIPGPDPYLGWGVVDPVRALTDPTVPGEAPVPDEPAPPAPAPDIPELELGESYAARAERLGTYVLLTGTVVTASVAGTALILRDRRRRRTVNPAKL, translated from the coding sequence ATGAGACGGCTGAACGCCACAGCGGCGGCACTCGCCCTCACGGCGGGCGCTGGGATCCTGTACGTGCCGTACGGCCCCGCGGCCACGGCCCGGGCGGACGACCGGCGCTGCACCTTCCCCTCGGAACCGATCGTGGAGCAGCCCTGGTCGCTGCAACGCGTCGTGCTCGACCGGCTGTGGCAGGACACCAAGGGCGAGAACGTGCGGGTGGCCGTCATCGACAGCGGTGTGGACGCGGCGAATCCCCAGCTGGCGGGCGCCGTCGACAAGGCGGCGGGCGCGGACTTCACCCCGGAGGACCCGCGCGAGGACGACGAGCCCACCCGCACGAGCCACGGGGACGGTACGACGGACACCGTCGGTCACGGCACGAAGGTGGCGGGCATCATCGCGGCCCGGCCGGACGAGGCCAGTGGCTTCGTCGGACTGGCTCCCGGCGCCGTCATCATCCCGGTGCGGCAGAACGACGAGCACGGCAACGGCACCGTCGAATCGCTCGCCTGGTCGATCGACCACGCAATCGACCAGGACGCGGACATCATCAACATCTCGCAGGACAGCGAGAAGCCCCTGAGCGACGACACCACCCTCAAGGCCGCCATCGACAGGGCGCTGGACGAGAACATCGTGGTGATCGCCTCGGTCGGCAACGACGGCGCGGATGGTGAGATCAAGAAGACCTACCCCGCGGCGTACGAGGGCGTCCTGGCGGTGGCCGCCTCCGACCGCAACAACGAGCGGGCCTTCTTTTCCCAGGCCGGCGACTTCGTCGGCATCGCGGCGCCCGGTGTGGACATGGTCTCCACGGTCCCCGGCGGCGGCCAGTGCGTGGACAACGGCACCAGCTTCGCGGCCCCGTACGTCGCGGGTGTCGCCGCACTGCTGCGCGCCAAGTACCCGGACTGGAAGGCGCCACAGGTCGTCACCCACCTCCAGCAGACGGCGGAACGCGGCATCCCGGGGCCCGACCCGTACCTGGGCTGGGGCGTGGTCGACCCGGTACGGGCCCTGACGGACCCCACCGTCCCCGGCGAGGCGCCGGTCCCCGACGAGCCCGCCCCACCTGCCCCGGCACCGGACATCCCGGAGCTGGAGCTGGGCGAGTCCTACGCCGCCCGCGCCGAACGCCTGGGCACCTATGTCCTGCTGACCGGCACCGTCGTGACGGCGTCGGTGGCCGGCACGGCCCTGATCCTCCGCGACCGCCGCCGGCGCCGTACCGTCAACCCTGCCAAGCTCTGA